The following are encoded together in the Streptomyces flavofungini genome:
- a CDS encoding response regulator, producing MVQKAKILLVDDRPENLLALEAILSALDQTLVRASSGEEALKALLTDDFAVILLDVQMPGMDGFETAAHIKRRERTRDIPIIFLTAINHGPHHTFRGYAAGAVDYISKPFDPWVLRAKVSVFVELYMKNCQLREQAALLRLQLEGGAKAAAAEAKEPAGLLAELSARLAAVEEQAEALSKQLDDDSADAAAVATAAHLERKLTGLRRALDALEPGTGSGAASVPS from the coding sequence ATGGTGCAGAAGGCCAAGATCCTCCTGGTCGATGACCGGCCGGAGAATCTGCTGGCGCTGGAGGCCATCCTCTCTGCGCTCGATCAGACGCTGGTGCGGGCATCGTCCGGGGAGGAAGCGCTCAAAGCGCTGCTGACGGACGACTTCGCGGTCATTCTGCTGGACGTCCAGATGCCAGGAATGGACGGTTTCGAGACCGCCGCGCACATCAAGCGGCGCGAGCGGACCCGGGACATCCCGATCATCTTCCTCACCGCGATCAACCACGGCCCGCACCACACCTTCCGCGGGTACGCGGCCGGTGCCGTGGACTACATCTCCAAGCCCTTCGACCCGTGGGTGCTGCGCGCCAAGGTCTCGGTGTTCGTCGAGCTGTACATGAAGAACTGCCAACTGCGCGAGCAGGCGGCGCTGCTGCGGCTCCAGCTGGAGGGCGGCGCCAAGGCCGCGGCCGCGGAGGCCAAGGAGCCCGCCGGTCTGCTGGCCGAGCTCTCGGCGCGCCTCGCTGCCGTCGAGGAGCAGGCCGAAGCGCTGTCCAAGCAGCTCGACGACGACTCGGCGGACGCCGCCGCCGTCGCCACTGCAGCCCATCTCGAACGCAAACTCACGGGTTTGCGCAGGGCTCTTGACGCACTGGAGCCGGGTACGGGCAGCGGTGCCGCTTCGGTGCCGTCGTAG
- a CDS encoding FtsK/SpoIIIE family DNA translocase, producing the protein MASRQPAAKKTPAKKAAAPTKAPAKKAAAKKAPAKPAAKKAPAKKAAAKKPAPKPAPSPTNGLYRVVRAVWLGIAHAVGAMFRGVGRGAKGLDPAHRKDGIALLLLGLALIVAAGTWSNLRGPVGDLVEILVTGAFGRLDLLVPILLAAIAVRFIRHPEKIDANGRIVIGLSALVVGVLGQVHIACGSPARDDGMQAIRDAGGLIGWGVSTPLNKAMGEVLAVPMLVLLTVFGLLVVTATPVNAIPQRLRQLGVRLGVVEAPAAESAYGDHGEYADHSEYSDDDERYEEQWREALPARRRRKPVSGPQGPSAEEAEEEALSKRRRPRRASVRPDLDRPMDAVDVAAAAAAALDGAVMHGMPPSALVADLTQGVAVDREEHERSAPVPPARATDAPVPGRKTPQPAAGTGVPDLTKATPDEPRDLPARAEQLQLSGDITYSLPSLDLLERGGPGKARSAANDAVVDSLTNVFSEFKVDADVTGFTRGPTVTRYEIELGPAVKVEKITALAKNIAYAVASPDVRIISPIPGKSAVGIEIPNTDREMVNVGDVLRLADAAEDDHPMLVALGKDVEGGYVMANMAKMPHILVAGATGSGKSSCINCLITSIMIRATPEDVRMVLVDPKRVELTAYEGIPHLITPIITNPKRAAEALQWVVREMDLRYDDLAAYGFRHIDDFNEAVRAGKVNAPEGSERELQPYPYLLVIVDELADLMMVAPRDVEDSIVRITQLARAAGIHLVLATQRPSVDVVTGLIKANVPSRLAFATSSLADSRVILDQPGAEKLIGKGDGLFLPMGANKPTRMQGAFVTEDEIHAVVQHCKDQMAPVFRDDVTVSTKQKKEIDEDIGDDLDLLCQAAELVVSTQFGSTSMLQRKLRVGFAKAGRLMDLMESRNIVGPSEGSKARDVLVKPDELDGVLAVIRGEAP; encoded by the coding sequence ATGGCCTCACGTCAGCCCGCAGCCAAGAAGACGCCCGCGAAGAAGGCGGCCGCGCCGACCAAGGCTCCGGCGAAGAAGGCCGCCGCCAAGAAAGCGCCCGCGAAGCCCGCGGCGAAGAAGGCGCCCGCCAAGAAGGCCGCGGCCAAGAAGCCCGCCCCGAAGCCGGCCCCGAGCCCCACCAACGGCCTCTACCGCGTGGTGCGCGCCGTCTGGCTCGGCATCGCGCACGCGGTGGGCGCGATGTTCCGCGGTGTGGGGCGCGGCGCCAAGGGCCTCGACCCGGCACACCGCAAGGACGGCATCGCGCTGCTTCTGCTCGGCCTAGCCCTGATCGTCGCCGCGGGCACCTGGTCCAATCTGCGCGGGCCCGTGGGCGATCTGGTCGAGATACTGGTGACCGGCGCCTTCGGGCGGCTCGACCTGCTGGTGCCGATCCTGCTCGCGGCCATCGCCGTGCGGTTCATCCGGCACCCCGAGAAGATCGACGCCAACGGCCGCATCGTGATCGGCCTGTCCGCCCTCGTCGTCGGCGTGCTCGGCCAGGTGCACATCGCGTGCGGGTCGCCCGCCCGCGACGACGGCATGCAGGCGATAAGGGACGCCGGTGGGCTCATCGGCTGGGGTGTGTCCACGCCCCTGAACAAGGCCATGGGCGAGGTCCTCGCCGTACCGATGCTGGTCCTGCTGACCGTCTTCGGGCTGCTCGTCGTGACCGCCACTCCCGTCAACGCCATCCCGCAGCGACTGCGGCAGCTCGGCGTGCGGCTCGGTGTCGTGGAGGCGCCCGCGGCGGAGAGCGCGTACGGGGACCACGGCGAGTACGCCGACCATTCCGAGTACTCCGACGACGACGAGCGCTACGAAGAGCAGTGGCGCGAGGCCCTGCCCGCGCGGCGCCGCAGGAAGCCCGTGAGCGGCCCGCAGGGGCCCTCGGCCGAGGAGGCGGAGGAAGAGGCCCTGTCGAAGCGGCGCAGGCCGCGTCGCGCGTCCGTGCGCCCCGACCTCGACCGCCCCATGGACGCCGTGGACGTGGCCGCAGCCGCGGCCGCCGCGCTCGACGGCGCCGTCATGCACGGCATGCCGCCCTCGGCCCTGGTCGCCGACCTCACGCAGGGCGTCGCCGTGGACCGCGAGGAGCACGAGCGCTCCGCTCCCGTGCCGCCGGCCCGTGCCACCGATGCCCCCGTCCCGGGCCGTAAGACGCCCCAGCCCGCCGCGGGCACCGGCGTCCCCGACCTGACCAAGGCCACCCCCGACGAGCCCCGTGACCTGCCTGCGCGCGCGGAGCAACTGCAGCTCTCCGGAGACATCACCTACTCGCTGCCCTCGCTCGACCTCCTGGAGCGCGGCGGCCCCGGCAAGGCCCGCAGCGCCGCGAACGACGCGGTGGTGGACTCCCTCACGAACGTCTTCAGTGAGTTCAAGGTCGACGCCGACGTCACCGGCTTCACGCGCGGCCCGACGGTCACGCGCTACGAGATCGAGCTCGGCCCCGCCGTGAAGGTCGAGAAGATCACGGCCCTGGCCAAGAACATCGCGTACGCCGTGGCCTCCCCGGACGTGCGGATCATCTCGCCCATCCCCGGCAAGTCCGCGGTCGGCATCGAGATCCCCAACACCGACCGCGAGATGGTCAACGTCGGTGACGTCCTGCGCCTCGCGGACGCCGCCGAGGACGACCACCCGATGCTGGTGGCGCTCGGCAAGGACGTCGAGGGCGGCTACGTGATGGCCAACATGGCCAAGATGCCGCACATCCTGGTAGCCGGAGCCACCGGTTCCGGCAAGTCGTCGTGCATCAACTGCCTGATCACTTCGATCATGATAAGAGCGACGCCCGAGGACGTCCGGATGGTCCTCGTCGACCCCAAGCGCGTCGAGCTCACCGCGTACGAGGGCATCCCGCACCTGATCACGCCGATCATCACCAACCCCAAGCGGGCGGCCGAGGCGCTGCAGTGGGTCGTCCGCGAGATGGACCTGCGCTACGACGACCTCGCCGCGTACGGATTCCGGCACATCGACGACTTCAACGAGGCCGTGCGCGCGGGCAAGGTCAACGCCCCCGAGGGCAGCGAGCGGGAGCTGCAGCCGTACCCGTACCTGCTGGTCATCGTGGACGAGCTGGCCGACCTGATGATGGTCGCGCCGCGTGACGTCGAGGACTCGATCGTGCGCATCACGCAGCTCGCGCGCGCCGCGGGCATCCATCTGGTGCTCGCCACGCAGCGGCCCTCCGTGGACGTCGTGACCGGCCTGATCAAGGCAAACGTTCCCTCACGGCTCGCCTTCGCCACCTCCTCGCTCGCCGACAGCCGCGTCATCCTCGACCAGCCCGGTGCCGAGAAGCTGATCGGCAAGGGCGACGGCCTGTTCCTGCCCATGGGCGCGAACAAGCCGACCCGCATGCAGGGCGCCTTCGTCACCGAGGACGAGATCCACGCGGTCGTCCAGCACTGCAAGGACCAGATGGCGCCGGTCTTCCGGGACGACGTCACCGTGTCCACCAAGCAGAAGAAGGAGATCGACGAGGACATCGGCGACGACCTGGACCTGCTGTGCCAGGCGGCCGAGCTGGTCGTCTCCACCCAGTTCGGGTCCACGTCGATGCTCCAGCGCAAGCTGCGCGTCGGCTTCGCCAAGGCGGGCCGTCTGATGGACCTCATGGAGTCGCGGAACATCGTCGGACCGAGCGAAGGCTCAAAGGCACGTGACGTTCTTGTGAAACCCGATGAGCTTGACGGAGTGCTCGCCGTGATCCGCGGGGAGGCTCCCTGA
- a CDS encoding helix-turn-helix domain-containing protein produces MSIGNSPEDDHPSDDRPVEDSPAAERPAEERPSIGHVLRQARVDAGLTVDEISTTTRVRIPIVHAIEQDDFSRCGGDVYARGHIRTLARAVGIDPAPLVAQYDVGHGGRPPAPTPAAPLFEAERIRSEPRRPNWTAAMVAAIVAVIAFVGYTAFSGGEDGDEGQQIAEGSTPSKPEAPKPSASKPADPKPDPSDSAVAGVPRDKVTVKVDAADGRSWISVKDHNGRQLFDGLLKQGQTKTFQDKQKIDLVLGDAGAIKLFVNGKPVDNEFEPGQVERLTYTKGDPEVG; encoded by the coding sequence GTGTCCATCGGCAACTCCCCTGAAGACGACCACCCTTCAGACGACCGCCCCGTAGAGGACAGCCCCGCGGCCGAACGCCCCGCGGAAGAGCGTCCCTCGATCGGTCACGTCCTTCGGCAGGCACGCGTGGACGCGGGACTGACCGTCGACGAGATCAGCACGACCACCCGGGTGCGCATCCCGATCGTGCACGCGATCGAACAGGACGACTTCTCCCGCTGCGGCGGCGACGTGTACGCCCGCGGGCACATCCGGACGCTGGCACGCGCCGTCGGCATCGACCCCGCCCCGCTCGTCGCGCAGTACGACGTGGGCCACGGCGGCAGGCCGCCCGCGCCCACCCCGGCCGCGCCGCTGTTCGAGGCCGAGCGGATCCGCTCCGAGCCGCGCCGCCCGAACTGGACCGCGGCCATGGTCGCCGCCATCGTCGCGGTGATCGCCTTCGTCGGGTACACCGCCTTCAGCGGCGGCGAGGACGGCGACGAGGGCCAGCAGATCGCCGAGGGCTCCACGCCCAGCAAGCCCGAGGCCCCGAAGCCGAGCGCCAGCAAGCCCGCCGACCCCAAGCCCGACCCCTCGGACAGCGCCGTCGCCGGGGTGCCCAGGGACAAGGTGACCGTCAAGGTCGACGCCGCCGACGGCCGCAGCTGGATCTCCGTGAAGGACCACAACGGCCGGCAGCTGTTCGACGGCCTGCTCAAGCAGGGCCAGACCAAGACCTTCCAGGACAAGCAGAAGATCGACCTCGTGCTCGGTGACGCCGGCGCGATCAAGCTGTTCGTGAACGGCAAGCCGGTCGACAACGAATTCGAACCGGGCCAGGTCGAGCGCCTGACGTACACGAAGGGTGACCCGGAAGTCGGCTGA
- the rimO gene encoding 30S ribosomal protein S12 methylthiotransferase RimO, translating into MPERRTVALVTLGCARNEVDSEELAGRLEADGWDLVEDAENADVAVVNTCGFVEAAKKDSVDALLEANDLKGHGRTQAVVAVGCMAERYGKDLAEALPEADGVLGFDDYADISDRLQTILNGGIHASHTPRDRRKLLPISPAERQEAGTEVSLPGHAPVDLPEGLAPASGPRAPLRRRLGSNPVASVKLASGCDRRCSFCAIPSFRGSFISRRPSDVLGETRWLAEQGVKEVMLVSENNTSYGKDLGDIRLLETLLPELAAVDGIERVRVSYLQPAEMRPGLIDVLTSTEKVAPYFDLSFQHSAPGVLRAMRRFGDTDRFLELLETIRGKAPQAGVRSNFIVGFPGETEADVAELERFLTGARLDAIGVFGYSDEEGTEAATYEHKLDQDTVDERLARVSRLAEELTSQRAEERLGERLEVLIESVDDEDGAIGRAAHQAPETDGQIRFADATAGEPLHVGRMVVAKVVGTEGVDLVAEQCELLGEGAGAGPEGPGAGRSRGVGEGTGR; encoded by the coding sequence ATGCCCGAACGCCGCACCGTCGCCCTTGTCACGCTTGGCTGCGCCCGTAACGAGGTGGACTCGGAGGAGCTCGCAGGCCGCTTGGAGGCGGACGGCTGGGACCTCGTGGAGGACGCCGAGAACGCGGACGTCGCCGTCGTCAACACCTGTGGCTTCGTCGAAGCCGCCAAGAAGGACTCCGTAGACGCCCTGCTCGAAGCCAATGACCTCAAGGGTCACGGCAGGACGCAGGCCGTCGTGGCCGTCGGCTGCATGGCCGAGCGCTACGGCAAGGACCTGGCCGAGGCGCTGCCCGAAGCCGACGGCGTCCTCGGCTTCGACGACTACGCCGACATCTCCGACCGCCTGCAGACCATCCTCAACGGCGGCATCCACGCCTCGCACACCCCGCGCGACCGCCGCAAGCTGCTCCCGATCAGCCCCGCCGAGCGCCAGGAAGCGGGCACAGAGGTCTCCCTGCCCGGTCACGCGCCCGTGGACCTGCCCGAGGGCCTCGCGCCCGCCTCCGGGCCGCGTGCGCCCCTGCGCCGCCGTCTGGGGAGCAACCCGGTCGCCTCGGTGAAGCTCGCCTCCGGCTGCGACCGCAGGTGCTCGTTCTGCGCCATCCCGTCCTTCCGCGGCTCCTTCATCTCGCGCCGCCCCTCGGACGTGCTCGGCGAGACCCGCTGGCTGGCCGAGCAGGGCGTCAAGGAGGTCATGCTGGTCTCCGAGAACAACACCTCGTACGGCAAGGATCTCGGCGACATCCGGCTCCTGGAGACGCTGCTGCCCGAGCTGGCGGCCGTCGACGGCATCGAGCGCGTCCGGGTCAGCTATCTGCAGCCCGCCGAGATGCGTCCCGGCCTCATCGACGTCCTGACGTCCACGGAGAAGGTCGCGCCGTACTTCGACCTCTCCTTCCAGCACTCCGCGCCCGGCGTGCTGCGCGCGATGCGCCGCTTCGGGGACACCGACCGCTTCCTGGAGCTCCTGGAGACCATCCGCGGGAAGGCGCCGCAGGCCGGCGTGCGCTCCAACTTCATCGTCGGCTTCCCCGGCGAGACCGAGGCCGACGTCGCCGAGCTGGAGCGGTTCCTCACGGGCGCCCGGCTCGACGCGATCGGCGTCTTCGGGTACTCCGACGAGGAGGGCACCGAAGCCGCGACGTACGAGCACAAGCTCGACCAGGACACCGTCGACGAGCGGCTCGCCCGGGTCTCGCGGCTCGCGGAGGAGCTGACCTCGCAGCGCGCCGAGGAGCGCCTCGGCGAGCGACTGGAGGTGCTGATCGAGTCCGTCGACGACGAGGACGGCGCCATCGGGCGGGCCGCGCACCAGGCGCCCGAGACGGACGGCCAGATCCGATTCGCGGACGCGACGGCTGGGGAGCCCTTGCACGTCGGCCGTATGGTCGTGGCAAAGGTGGTCGGCACGGAAGGCGTGGATCTGGTGGCGGAGCAGTGCGAGCTCCTGGGAGAAGGGGCCGGAGCAGGCCCCGAGGGCCCCGGTGCGGGCCGGTCCCGGGGCGTCGGCGAAGGGACGGGCAGATGA